Proteins from a genomic interval of Dermacentor variabilis isolate Ectoservices chromosome 8, ASM5094787v1, whole genome shotgun sequence:
- the LOC142591379 gene encoding alpha-(1,3)-fucosyltransferase C-like, whose product MSRTRTALVPLLAFCASYLYFYANVVEQDHACRYKRPPRLRSRATLPRLDATNDTKNDTNAARPNTAGRYVPYYLRKTPDNSTELPRILIWTTVQAYWLPDRRTRGSGITIHCGDVKCLLTNDRYWLDSAEAVLFYGLDLDLGDMPPYRARAQKWVFWTMEAPSSATNEMMLLGPAINWTLTYRLDSDFKAPYGWIAEEDQPFAYSMEALRLLWQEKRRMAVWPVSHCHTYGKRELFVRELRKHIDVDVVGKCGKYGCEFDCWDNFSSEYFFYLSFENNQCRDYVTEKLFNPLHHDIVPVVFGGADYAYFAPRGSYVDALSFSSPVALARHLVATSRDFGMYARHFAWKGRYKIMHWRGWDLCPICRAIPTDAFRNHSHYHDIYHWYNTMARCRSWDPRTSKMQA is encoded by the exons ATGTCACGCACGAGAACAGCGTTGGTGCCCTTGCTTGCCTTTTGCGCGTCGTACCTGTATTTCTACGCGAACGTAGTGGAACAGGACCACGCCTGCCGATACAAGAGGCCACCTCGCTTGCGATCGCGGGCGACACTTCCACGACTCGATGCGACAAACGACACCAAGAACGACACGAATG CAGCTCGTCCTAACACTGCTGGTCGCTACGTCCCTTACTACTTGAGGAAGACGCCTGACAATTCTACAGAGCTGCCGAGGATTCTGATCTGGACCACAGTCCAAGCTTATTGGCTTCCCGATAGGAGGACCCGAGGTAGCGGGATAACGATACACTGCGGCGACGTGAAGTGCCTGCTCACCAACGACAGATACTGGCTGGACTCGGCCGAAGCCGTGCTGTTCTACGGCTTGGACTTGGACCTCGGCGACATGCCGCCGTACCGCGCGCGGGCCCAGAAGTGGGTCTTTTGGACCATGGAAGCGCCTTCCAGCGCCACCAACGAGATGATGTTACTCGGCCCAGCTATTAACTGGACGCTTACCTACAG GCTAGACTCGGACTTCAAAGCCCCCTACGGCTGGATCGCCGAGGAGGACCAGCCCTTTGCATACTCCATGGAGGCACTGCGGCTTTTGTGGCAGGAGAAGCGGCGGATGGCCGTCTGGCCCGTCAGCCATTGCCACACTTACGGAAAGCGCGAGCTGTTCGTCAGAGAGCTGAGAAAGCACATCGACGTTGACGTTGTCGGCAAGTGCGGCAAATACGGTTGCGAGTTCGATTGCTGGGACAACTTCAGCAGCGAGTACTTCTTCTACCTGTCGTTCGAGAACAACCAGTGCCGCGACTACGTGACCGAGAAGCTGTTCAACCCGCTCCACCACGACATCGTGCCCGTCGTTTTTGGCGGTGCCGACTACGCTTATTTCGCGCCCCGGGGCTCCTACGTGGACGCGCTCTCCTTCAGCTCTCCCGTAGCACTGGCGCGCCATCTGGTGGCCACGTCGCGCGACTTTGGCATGTACGCGCGCCACTTCGCCTGGAAGGGCCGTTACAAAATAATGCACTGGCGCGGCTGGGATTTGTGCCCAATCTGCCGTGCGATCCCCACCGACGCCTTCAGAAATCACAGCCACTACCACGACATATACCACTGGTACAACACGATGGCGCGCTGTCGTAGCTGGGACCCGCGAACCTCCAAAATGCAGGCCTGA